TTAACTgataatgttttaaaatttatcgGTATACAGATAAGGAAAAACCTTGGCGATAAATGAAAGAAGATAACTATAAAagacaatttgaaatatagaaaCATTTTCAGACTAGATCTCGTTCGCAGTGAAGTTGATTGAAAATTCGCGGAGCTCTAACAACGGTAGTCATCTGGATCAACTGGAGCGTGTTCGATTGCGTTTTCAACGTGGACACGATCAGTGAAGCTTGGAACACCGGTATTCGATGCGTATCGGAAAGCTACGGTGCATCAAAGCGCGATCAGACTCCTTCTACTTGGCCAACGGTAAAACGCAACGAGCCATTGATTTTCTATTTACCACAAAATTCAGATCTCGATTTCTCGCCAACGATCGTGTCCCGAACGAAGGGAAAAATGAGGATAAAAGTTAGCCGTTCgatttttctaattgaaaGGAAAAGAGGAGCGTGCGTGGTACGCGAGGATCACTTCGGGATATGCTTGAATTCGGCTTACCTCTGGCTATCGGGAAGAAAGATTATAAAGGCGATGTCAGTGCCGGCGATCAGGGAATTGGCGAACAGAGAGTCCCGTTGGTCGCGGAGATCCGTGCGCACCTGACGCGACGAAGGTTGTGGCGTGACTGCCGACGAAGGTAGCTCGACGAACGGTACTTACCTACCTGAGCAGGTAGGCACAACACCCGGCCATCAGCGTGAAAGCCGATAACGCCGTGCATCGGTTGCAGTACTTCGATGCCCACCGAATACCCGCTGCATCCTTCGATCTTTTCCTCGTCCGGACGATACTTCTTGCTGAATGGAACTGCGGATTTGCATGAATCTTTGCCGTGTATTTGTACTGTACGTTCCAGTACCGTAATCCTATGTACACACCGACAGATGTGTGAGAAGTTGTAAGATCGAGAGGGGAAGGAATCTTCTCGACGATCGAAATGAACTCTGAATTAAAgatattttgattaattagtatcaaatatttacctgagaaattctaatttcacTTGGTACAGGTAGAGGTGTacgagtactcgtaatttacaagccgagctgaactcgcttcgattgttcgagccgagtcgatcgtttgaatttgccgaattactcgaaatcgacgaactgtttgaaacaaaagcgaacgattcgagcccttgtgaaacttcgatttacgagggctcgaatattcaaGTAGTACCattttttcgagtagttcgtcgatttcgagtagctcggcaaattcaagcgatcgactcggctcgaccgaccgatcattgttcgactcgaatttcgagtcaaaCAGAGatcgagccgagtcgagcgcttgaatttgccgagctactcgaatattcgagctgaaaattcatcctcaagtaaatcgaagttttacgacgtctcgaatattcgagtagttcgatttcttttctttcataattcggcaaattcaagcgctcggctcgaacaatcgaagcgagttcagctcggcttgtaaattacgagtactcgcacacctctagtACAGGATCGAGAGATGAACCGTAGAAAGCGTAGACCCTGCTCGATCTCCGAAAGTATCTCCTTTCACCCGAGCTAGGGACACGGATAATCCAGGACGATTCTCGAAAAGGGTCGCTGGTTATTGAGAACCGCGAAAGTTTGGGCGCTCGATTGAATGGTCGCTGGTCGGTGGAACCGGCTACGAACATGTCCACTTTCGGTGGCTCTGTCCAACGGGCGATCGTTGACCCCGAGAAGAATTGGGGAACGCGCGTCAACGCGGTGCCACGACATCCCGTTTCATTCGAAATGCCAAGGTCGTGGATGTACTGTGTACAACCGAACCAGGATCGTTCAACCGGTTCCCAACTATGTGGCTGACTGCCAGGATTTCGGTACCACCATGATCAACGTTTCTACGTATTCTTGGTATTCGACCGAGTTTTGGTAATCCCTGGTACGAGAAGCCTCTCACAGGAAAACTGATGACGTCTATCTTCGCAGATAAAATTTTCGAGTCCACGGATCAAGGTGAACAGTCATCGAACTGTTCAGAGTGtagtcattattataattaggATGTGTACTATGTTTCTGATCTGCGCGTGAATAAATTCCACAATATTATCGCGTTTAGTTACACGACGCGTTCCTGCTCGTTGAGAAAACACCGTTACGAGATCGGACTTGTTATTTTCATTCGCGTTTTACTCGATGAACCTAAAACGCGCGATGCGGAACGCTGGAAATTCGCCGCGACGAAAGGTGAAATGCTCCTCTCCCTCGCGATATCTGGCCCTGTGTTTCGCTactttttccttaataattgaTAACGTACGTACAGTCGGTCCTCGATGGAACGcgttaaaaattgatacaACTACCGTGGCGTTTCGCAGGGTGGTATGTTTATACCAaagcgaagaagaaaaagtataaaatcAGCTGAAATATTATGCgtttaaacaaaattacaaGCGTCCTGTAACGATAAATAGAAACCAACCCGCTAGACCTGCAATCACCGCCACCGTTTATTCTTTTGATGGCGTTTTGTCTCGCGACAACTTTGTGTTCTCATCCTAACGGAAGTGCAGGTTTGTCGCAACCCTCGAAAGTATCGCGCACGTTCGCCTGAATAAAAGATCAAAAGGAACAGAGTGTAAGCGAGCGTAAACGTCACGCAACTTCTTGCAAGCGGCTCGCGGTAAATCGTATTTTGAAACAGGACACGGACCGAGTGACAGTTCTTCTCGAAGCGCAGCTTTGAAAATGAAGATGGAAAAGGAGCGATACGAGAAGTTCGAAAGTGGTTTCATACCGCAAGAGAAAATATTGAACATACTCGGAATTTGGCCGTCGAACGTCAACGGCTTGGCACCCTTCGCTCGATTTCTCTTTGCCATGGTTATAAATGTAAGTTTCACCTTCTATCACGGTAATCTGGAAGTATCGACAAGATCTTCCCACGGAATACTTTCCGTAATTAGATCAGTTATATCTACAGTCTATCCGTGGAGTTCTATCGGCAATGTGTCAGCGTTGATGAAGCGATGGACGCTGTCATCTTGAGCATCGTCTGCGTCACCACCGcgctgaaattattaattaaccgAATGAACTGGAGACATATGCGCATCCTTGTTAATTCGGTGATGGAAGACTGGTCTACCGTCAAAGATCCTCGTCACCAACGAGTAATGACAGAGTATTTCCAGACAGGAAGAACCGCTTTCTTGGCGTTACTCTACATGTGCTATGCGTCTGCACCTTCGATCATCATTAAAACCAATTCGTTCGACGAGATCCTAAAACAACAGGTCtttgaatatttctattaattatttgttaattagtTTTCAGTCAGTATAAGGTAAGAATATTTCATACGTACTTCAGATAATGAAATACTTGGCGGGTTCAACGGATAGCTCGAACGGTACTTGGACGTTGAACCATATGACAGTAACCACCTGCGTTTACGGGGTTATGCCTTTCTACTTAAAAATTGGAGTTTTAATGCTTCAAGTGATGCAGCTAACCATTATGACCATCTCCCAGATTGGCAATGACGGATGGTTCTTCAGTTTGACGATGCACCTTTCCGGTCAGTTCGAAGTTCTACAGATGAACCTCGAAGAAATGAAGTTCGAGGAGTTCGACTCGCATAAAAAGCTCGGTCTTTTAGTGGCACGACATTGTCGTCTCGTCATGCTTGCGAAATACCTCAAACAGAGCTTCAGCGTAATCATCCTGTTGCAGTTGTTTACTAGTACGTTAATAATGTGCATAGAaggtaattattaatttactaCGGTTTTTCTACGCTCTAATTATATCAATCACACCCCATCCATCGTCTTCGAAACTAGGTTTCGTGTTTCTGGTTTGTCTGGGAACGGGAGACACTCTCGGTACATTTAAAAGCGTAATGTTGATATTCACGATGATTATACAACTGTACCTTTACGCCTACGCCGGCGACATTTTGGAGTCTCGAGCAGAAGGTATCGCAAATGCTGCATATAAATCGTCCTGGTATCTTCTACGAGGTAACGCAGCGAGGGACCTGACGTTGATGATCCATCGTGGACACTTATCGTGCCACGTGACTGCTGGAAAATTTGTTCCGATGAACGGGTTCACTTTCAAAGAGGCATTGAAGGCTTCTGCTTCTTATTTGTCGGTCTTGAGAGTAATGATGAAGACGTAATCACATGTTTTATACGTAAGCTGTTTATACATATTTTCCGTGTGATGGTCCCTCTGTTcacaataaaagaaataatgcTACTACTCGCAAAGACATACTTTCCTGCACGTAAATTCCTAGCTTGATATCCTTCGAAGAAGGTAGAAAAATTAAGCAACAATGTTAGATCTCAATAATTTAGCACCCATTTCTGAAACTCCCTCGATAACCGCACAGCTGTCGCAGAAACGAAAGGGTGCTCGATGACAGGTAGTTAAGCGATTACGAGTGAATAAAATATGAGTCGAAAAGCAGAATGCTGCGACGATCTGTTCGAACATTTTGCAAGAATGACGGCGTCGAAGAGGAAAGACTTTTCTTACGCGATGACCCCGTTGAAGATCCTGTCGTGGCCCGTGGGCACTTGGCCTCTTCAGGATTACAACGCGTATTCCTTCGCGCGTTTCATCTTTACAATCTTTCTCCTCGTAAGAATTTCACCATTTATCAACTTGAACAGGTTGAATAATAACTTTCCTGATTTTTCTAGCTCTTGATGCTGATCATCGTGAACTTCGAAATATATTTGGACGGGAGCGACGCCGAGAAGAACTTGGACGCTCTTACCGTGACCACCTGTGGCATCCTGGCGATGTCAAAAGTGATGTATTTCCGCTTTCGGTCGGACGGTCTTGTTCTGAACTTCACTTCCGCCCAGAAGGATTACGACGAGctgaataaagaagagaatcGAAAGATTGTACGACGACACGCGTATATGGGAAGAGTAGCGTGTGCTAGCGTGATATTATTTTCGTATATCAGTTCGTTGCTTATAATCGCGGTATCCATGTTGACCGACGACCATGAAAACGTGGTTAACGTGACCCTAGAACATACCTTGGATTATCCTATACCATCGGAACGCGTTTTAACTTTCTTCCAATTTCCAGATTGCTTGACTTTACCGATTTTTGTGATAGAATTTCTCATGTTGCTGATCACCTGCACTGGAAACCTTGGTAAAGATTTATCCTCCTCAATGGTTGGCGTGAAACATGTTTCCTTACGTTTGCGTCATCAACAGGTAGCGATTCGCTGTTCTTCGCTATTAGTTTCCATCTGTGCGGTCAAGTGGAGATACTAAAAACAGACTTTAGTAGAATGcctaataaaaataagaatccCAAGGAGAATTTTTATTTGGCAATTAACAGACACAGTTACCTATTGGAATTAGGAGAGATGTTAAACGACACGATCGGCTCGATTTTGATCGTACAATTATTCTCCAGTTCTGTGCTGATTTGCATAACCGGTAAGTATCCGTAAATCTGTTTATCTTGCCCATTTATCACGTTAATATAGGGTGTTCAACAACAGGCGGGCAAAACTTTAAgtggtgattctagggatcaaaataagacgaaaattaagaataacgaaatagcgtttgcgacTTTgctttccagtaattaacgtttaaaaattcgagtaaaaagcgcctgaaacctgcaacctgcccagcaccgacgaatgaacgtcaggtcagcaggggtcggtacagtcataaccaagaatcgaagccgaatgctgcagtaccgagaaacagaatagcacgaggtaagtttctactatccaacgattcttggttattactagaggtgtgcgagtactcgatttattcgagtactcgaatttcgagttgAACAACGATCGGTCGGTCAAGCCGAGTCGAttgcttgaatttgccgagctactcgaaaaaatcgaactactcgaatattcgagccctcgtaaatcgaagttgcacaagggctcgaatattcgagtagttcgattttttcgagtagctcgcttttatatcaaacagttcgtcgatttcgagtagctcggcaaattcaagcgatcgactcggctcgaacaatcgaaacgagttcagctcggcttgtaaattacgagtactcgcacacctctagttattactgtaccgacccctgctgacctgacgttcagtcgtcggtgctgggcggattgcaggtttcaggcgctaattactcgaatttttaaacgttaattactggaaaacaaagctgcaaacgctatttcgttattcttgattttcgtcttattttgatccttagaatcatcccttaaaattttgcccacctgttgtcgaacaccctgtataaccATGTACCCAGTTCCACTTTGAGGTTAGGAGTTGATTAACACAAAGGTTATATATACGTATCTACTTAATTCACGCATAATTTACGTTTTTTTTACAGGATTTCAGTTTATTCTTGCTCTGGATGTCCAGAACATCGCGGTATTAGTGAAATCGTTTGCCATACTGAGTACATTTATGGCGCAATTGTTTGCGTACAGTTACGTGGGTGATTACTTAAAACGCCAAATAGACAGCATTGGATATTCTTTGTACAGCTGCAATTGGTATGATTTTCCGAGAAATGTAACGAAAGATATTAGTTTCGTCATAATGAAAGCTCATCGTTCGTTTCATCTAATGGCTGGTAAATTCTTCATCGTCAATATGGAAACTTATGCGAGTATCTTAAAAACCTCCATGTCCTATCTATCAGTTCTACGCGTTACGATAAACGCCTAATATTTTCCGCGCGCAACCGATAATCAagtttgaaattgaattccTGTCCCTGTTAAATCAGCCcctatattaatttataaatttaataatccaAATGCATGAATAACTAAATAAAAGAAGTGATCAATCTCAATATCTTAAGtttgaatatttgaatttatagtTGACAAAGTAGTCTAACGATGGCGCCGTAACGTCTGGCGGCAACACGCGTTGTTCGCGTGACagaaacatttgaaaaatgtttatattgaatttaacgttttatttaaatatttgcagTAGTTAACCCGTGATTTGTGCGAACATTACAATATAATGCTTTGTTACGATATCTTGTCGTGAATGGTTGATTGTATGTCAGGTAAAATACAACGTAACCTTAAAAGTAGGTTCAAGTGTGCTTATGcacttgaaaaaaattatatttattacaagaaaatattgaaaaatggcCCAACGATTGTCTAATAAAGCAAAATTAAAGTCGCTTGTACAAGTCGCCGTTACTGCTACTGTTTTTTATGGGGGCTATAACATATATAGAGGTGATGAAAGGTTCTAtaataagtatattattccTGTTGCACAACTACTGAACCCCGAACTCGCGCACAATATTACCGTAAAGATTTTAAAATGGGGCCTTTTGCCTGGACAAAAAACAAAGGATCCAAGCTCTCTTGCTATCAACGTTTGGGGCCTGGGATTCAAACATCCAATAGGTATGGCAGCTGGTTTCGACAAGCAAGGAGAAGCTGTGGAGAATTTGGACAAAATAGGTTTTAGTTTTGTAGAGATAGGTATGTAGTTTTACATGCACTCTAACtatataatacaaagttaAAATAACATCATgtatataatttcatttccagGATCTGTTACACCAAAGCCTCAGCCTGGTAATCCTCTACCTAGGATATTTAGATTAGTAGAAGATAATGCGGTTGTCAATAGGTATGGCTTTAACAGCGAAGGTCATGACTCTGTGTGGGAACGTCTGAAAAAGCTCAGGACTGAAGAAAACTACAATGGTATAATTGGAATCAATTTGGGCAAGAACAAAACTTCTGAAGATGCTGTACAAGACTACGTAGATGGCATCAAGAAGTTCGCAGATGTGGCAGATTATTTTGTAATCAATGTATCTAGTCCTAATACTCCAGGATTGAGATCATTGCAAAATAAGAAGGACTTGGAACATTTACTgacaaaaataaatgaagttaGACAATCTATACAGAGTACTCAGCCATTATTACTGAAACTTGCTCCAGATTTGTCTGAATCTGAACGGGAAGATATCGCGAATGTAATACTAAAGACGAAGTCTAAAGTGGACGGCTTAATACTATGCAATACTACAGTTACGCGAAACAATTTAGTAAGCCATCTCAAAAACGAAAGCGGAGGACTCAGTGGAGCTCCTCTTGCCAACATGTCGACGGCGATGATTGCTGATATGTATAAAAGAACGCGAGGCACTATTCCGATCATTGGAGTCGGTGGAATCTTCAGCGGAGAAGACGcttataataaaatcaaagCTGGTGCATCTTTGGTGCAAGTTTACACGTCGTTTACGTATTTTGGACCACCGATAAtaggaaaaattaaacgagAATTGGATGACGCGCTGAAACGAGATGGCCTAACATCCATCAAGGATGCAATTGGGAAAGATACTGGCATCAGATAAACTGTTCAAACGATTGAGACGATCTTCTAGTTAGGTGTTAATTCTgtaattttaaagaattatgtaaattacataaatttaattgttatactttttattttctaggGTTACGCCGTTAAGAGACTATTATGTATAGATCAAATGTGTAGTATCgacaattaaataatttttacgaTACGCATTTTTGTTTTAGTTGGTGtattcgtttttctttttgtacatTTCTGGTGAAGATTATTAGCACAACTATCCGAAAGCATTAAAACATATTTGTGGTACCTGATATATTACAACTAACGTAATTTTTTCATGACCCATAATCAGATCATATGCATATACGTATATCCTATGATTAATACTCGCTGGTAATGTCTTGTTTGTACGACTTCCTTACGAGTAAACGATATTATTTATAGGCACTTGAACGGGGGTATTTTTATTCTGCTTACCCCCGAAAGTACTTCATAAACTATAGAGtcgaattaaataataatgaagaTTACTAATTATTCCTCTACATCATTCTATCACTTTTTGGTACCATCGCTCGTAACGTTTTCTCTTACCTTTTCTATACACTTacaattaacataaataaacCGATATTTCGCGTGGTTCTAAGTTAACACCTTACCTAACAGATATTTCGATGTCAATGGTCTTTGATTGTTAATCGTTCATCCATAAttcaataatgatatttaacTGATTACTCGTTTCAATATTTACTtactattaaattaaaaagcgATAATACTTATCGTTCCATCTGCAAGCGATAGGTAAGGTGTTAAACGGCATCTACAATTGGTAAGCTGAAAGCAACGGAAGATCGTGAAAGAATAGATCGTTGTCAGGTTCATACAGAGTCCTTACAAGAATTACATTTTCAGGTACACAAGTACGATCACGTTGGAGAGGGCCGCAACGTTAGAAATGCGTTAATGTAGACCAAGATTTCCTCCCAAGCCCTGTTCCTTCCTCCATTGGGCTAATCGGATAGCGTACCATGCCTGGAAcacgtaaataaaattacataaaacatCAATTAACTTCACTTGCCGGATGGtgaagatataaaatgtttattttctaGAAAAAGTACCTCAACGTCGGCTTCGGAGAGTCCTGTCTCGGCTGCCAACAGGACGATATCCGCTGTGTGAGGTGCCCTCGGCCATCTGTTAAATTGTTCTTGAAGAACAGCTTCCTGATCAGCCGTCAAACGAATCACACGAATATCGTCTGCTCTGCTGGGATACTGCGGCGAGGCTGACCTCAGCATTCTGCCTG
The genomic region above belongs to Osmia bicornis bicornis chromosome 9, iOsmBic2.1, whole genome shotgun sequence and contains:
- the LOC114875137 gene encoding dihydroorotate dehydrogenase (quinone)-like; protein product: MAQRLSNKAKLKSLVQVAVTATVFYGGYNIYRGDERFYNKYIIPVAQLLNPELAHNITVKILKWGLLPGQKTKDPSSLAINVWGLGFKHPIGMAAGFDKQGEAVENLDKIGFSFVEIGSVTPKPQPGNPLPRIFRLVEDNAVVNRYGFNSEGHDSVWERLKKLRTEENYNGIIGINLGKNKTSEDAVQDYVDGIKKFADVADYFVINVSSPNTPGLRSLQNKKDLEHLLTKINEVRQSIQSTQPLLLKLAPDLSESEREDIANVILKTKSKVDGLILCNTTVTRNNLVSHLKNESGGLSGAPLANMSTAMIADMYKRTRGTIPIIGVGGIFSGEDAYNKIKAGASLVQVYTSFTYFGPPIIGKIKRELDDALKRDGLTSIKDAIGKDTGIR
- the LOC114875103 gene encoding uncharacterized protein LOC114875103; amino-acid sequence: MSRKAECCDDLFEHFARMTASKRKDFSYAMTPLKILSWPVGTWPLQDYNAYSFARFIFTIFLLLLMLIIVNFEIYLDGSDAEKNLDALTVTTCGILAMSKVMYFRFRSDGLVLNFTSAQKDYDELNKEENRKIVRRHAYMGRVACASVILFSYISSLLIIAVSMLTDDHENVVNVTLEHTLDYPIPSERVLTFFQFPDCLTLPIFVIEFLMLLITCTGNLGSDSLFFAISFHLCGQVEILKTDFSRMPNKNKNPKENFYLAINRHSYLLELGEMLNDTIGSILIVQLFSSSVLICITGFQFILALDVQNIAVLVKSFAILSTFMAQLFAYSYVGDYLKRQIDSIGYSLYSCNWYDFPRNVTKDISFVIMKAHRSFHLMAGKFFIVNMETYASILKTSMSYLSVLRVTINYIIPVAQLLNPELAHNITVKILKWGLLPGQKTKDPSSLAINVWGLGFKHPIGMAAGFDKQGEAVENLDKIGFSFVEIGSVTPKPQPGNPLPRIFRLVEDNAVVNRYGFNSEGHDSVWERLKKLRTEENYNGIIGINLGKNKTSEDAVQDYVDGIKKFADVADYFVINVSSPNTPGLRSLQNKKDLEHLLTKINEVRQSIQSTQPLLLKLAPDLSESEREDIANVILKTKSKVDGLILCNTTVTRNNLVSHLKNESGGLSGAPLANMSTAMIADMYKRTRGTIPIIGVGGIFSGEDAYNKIKAGASLVQVYTSFTYFGPPIIGKIKRELDDALKRDGLTSIKDAIGKDTGSNQEKGNAYGNNNGYECIQLNFDLLNFLGNTQLTKKRKGARWQKKSNKINRLFLELFEHFTRMKTTKNEDFAYAMVPFKILSWPVGTWPLQTYNRFAFIRFIVTIGILLLMQLTLNSEVCLNPSNAETNLDALMLIVCGNLALSKVMSFRVHSAKLIFNFMSAVKDYDELNEEKKRMIMRRHAYMGRVTFVCVVLFGNVCAAILTAVPVLLKDNQDINVTVEDALQFPVPSEQIVLLLKIPENLYFLVFLVEYTMLLFTIAGNLGNDLNRRMSEEIAVEKIILQLISSDLLFFGIVFHLCGQTEILKMQFNRLVNDNGKTTESFRSLIERHGYLLKLSKMLNDTISSVLVIQLLASCVLICTCGFQFIIALNTRNAVMVVKAFVTLATLMIQLFSYSYVGNYLKSQMDGIGYSLYSCSWYGLPTNIAKNIIFVIKKAQVPVYLTAGKFFVINLETYMSILKTSMSYLSVLRVMINT
- the LOC114875130 gene encoding odorant receptor 10a-like yields the protein MRIGKLRCIKARSDSFYLANGHGPSDSSSRSAALKMKMEKERYEKFESGFIPQEKILNILGIWPSNVNGLAPFARFLFAMVINISYIYSLSVEFYRQCVSVDEAMDAVILSIVCVTTALKLLINRMNWRHMRILVNSVMEDWSTVKDPRHQRVMTEYFQTGRTAFLALLYMCYASAPSIIIKTNSFDEILKQQIMKYLAGSTDSSNGTWTLNHMTVTTCVYGVMPFYLKIGVLMLQVMQLTIMTISQIGNDGWFFSLTMHLSGQFEVLQMNLEEMKFEEFDSHKKLGLLVARHCRLVMLAKYLKQSFSVIILLQLFTSTLIMCIEGFVFLVCLGTGDTLGTFKSVMLIFTMIIQLYLYAYAGDILESRAEGIANAAYKSSWYLLRGNAARDLTLMIHRGHLSCHVTAGKFVPMNGFTFKEALKASASYLSVLRVMMKT